GTCGTCTCGTTCTGGTTCCTCGGCTTCAGCACGGCCGGCAGCCCGGTGTGGGTGTTTGCGATCGCGGTCGCCAACGCGGTGCTCGGTGTCGGCCTGGGCCTGCTGTTCAGCGCCTTCGCCCGCACCGAGTTCCAGGCCGTGCAGTTCATTCCGCTGGTGATGGTGCCGCAGTTGCTGCTGGCCGGGGTGATCGTGCCGCGCGCGGCGATGCCGGACTGGCTGCACTGGATCAGCGACGTCATGCCGGCCAGCTATGCACTCGAGGCACTGCAGCAGGTGGGTGCGCATCCCGGATTGACCGCGACTACCGTTCGGGACATGGTCGTCGTCCTGGGCTTCGCCGTCGCATCCCTGTGCCTGGCCGCCGCGACGCTGCGGCGCAGGACACCCTAGCGTGGCGGTCACCACCGGCAAGAAGCGGCGCGGCCGCCCGGCCGGCAGCTCGGACACCCGCGAGCGGATTCTGACGTGTGCGCGAGAGATGTTCGCCGACAAGGGCATTGACAAGACTTCGATCCGTGCGGTGGCCGCGGCGGCCGGAGTGGACGCGGCGTTGGTGCATCACTACTTCGGCACCAAAGAGCGGCTTTTCGCCGCCGCGGTGCACATTCCGATCGACCCGATGCAGGTGATCGGGCAGTTATCGGAAGTGCCGGTCGAAGAGATCGGACTGCAGCTGCCGTCGCTGCTGCTGCCGCTGTGGGATTCCGAACTGGGCGCCGGACTGATCGCCACCTTGCGATCGCTGGTCGCCGGCGACGAGGTCGGACTGGCGAGGTCGTTTCTGCAGGAGATCGTCGGCGGCGCTGTGGGGGCCAGGGTCGACAACCCGCCGGGGACCGGCAAGATCCGCACCCAGTTCGTGGTGTCGCAGATGATGGGTGTGGTGATGGCGCGCTACATAATCAAGCTGGAGCCGTTCGCGTCGCTACCGACCGAGCAGATCGCCCAGACCATCGCGCCCAACCTGCAGCGCTACCTCACCGGGGATCTGCCGGAGGGCTTTGCGCCGTGAATCGGGCGTGCTCGTCGTCGTCGACGTCGCGGGCCTCGTCGACCAGCAGGACCGGAATGCCGTCGTCGATGCGGTAGGCGCGGCGCAGCCTCGGGTTGTAGAGGATCGTCCCGTTCTCGACGAGCAGCAGCGGGCCACGGTCGTCCGGGCACACCAGGATCTGCAACAAGGTGTCGTCAAGCATCGGCCTTCACCGCCTTACCGCTGATCTGGGCACGCGCCGCCGGGGTCAGCCTACGGAATTCCTTACTGGTGGCGTCGAAATACCAGGCCTGCCGGCCGGACTTAGGGATTCCGGCGGCCCGCAGCGTGCTCACGGTGGGCCGGTAGGTTGTGCTGAGCGTCAACTTCGGCACCACCTGCACGATGTCGGGGCCCAATCCCACCGCCATGTTGGCCACGGCCTCGGTCAGGTCCGCGGCAGTGATGGTGGCGCCCGGACGCAACGTCACCGCGGACACCGCCAGCTGCCGGTCGCCCACCGGGACCCCGTAGGTCACCGCGAGGTCGACCGCGCTGATCAGGCCGAGCGCGTCGGTGACCAGTTCGGCGTACACCATCCCGCGTGCGGTGGGGACCACCGATCCACGCCGGCCCGCCAGCCAGAAGTCACCGTCTTCGTCGCGGTAGAAAAGGTATTCGGTGGAGATCCAGGTGTCGGCGGGCGCGAAGACGCCGCGCTTGACCGAGGCAGTGGGATCGATCGGCCCGCGGGATTGGGCGAGCAGCACTCCCACCTGATTGGTTGCGGCCACCTGGACGAAGCCGTTGTCGTTTTCCAGGATCAGATCGTGTTCCGCGTCGTAGGCGCCGAGTTCCACCCGCCCGGCACCGGGCAGCGGCCGGCCCTTGCTGCCGACCTTGACGCCCGACACATTGGCCAGCACCGCCTGCCCGTCGGTGGTGGCGAAGAACTCGACGACACGGGCAGGGGCGAACGCGTCGACGACCCGCTCCCACAACCCGGTCGGCATGCCCGAGCCGATGAACAGCCGCACCGGGTGGTTGCCGTGCAGCCCGAACTCGGGGTCGTCGACCACGTCGCCCAGCATCGCCCAGGTGTAGGACACCACGGTCACACCGTATTGGCGTACCTCGGCGACGAACCGTTCCGGGTTCAGGCCCCGGGACAGCGCGATGCGGGTGCCGCCGACGACCGCGCCCCCCAGGCTGACCAGCAGCGCGGATTCGTGGTGCAGCGGCGTCAGACAGTAGACGGTGTCCTTGCGGTCCAGCGACGCGGTCGAAGCGGTTCCGAAAGCCGACAGGGCCCACCGGAAATTGGTGATCTGTTTGGCGACGAGTTCGCCGCCGGCCGAACTGAACGCGATGAACGCCAGGTCGCGGGCGAAACCCGGGTTGGGCCGAT
The nucleotide sequence above comes from Mycobacterium kiyosense. Encoded proteins:
- a CDS encoding TetR family transcriptional regulator, producing MAVTTGKKRRGRPAGSSDTRERILTCAREMFADKGIDKTSIRAVAAAAGVDAALVHHYFGTKERLFAAAVHIPIDPMQVIGQLSEVPVEEIGLQLPSLLLPLWDSELGAGLIATLRSLVAGDEVGLARSFLQEIVGGAVGARVDNPPGTGKIRTQFVVSQMMGVVMARYIIKLEPFASLPTEQIAQTIAPNLQRYLTGDLPEGFAP